The following is a genomic window from Actinomadura sp. WMMB 499.
AGCACGCCCGCGCCCTTCCTGGCCGCCATCCCGATTCCTTCCGCAGAGGCCGATGTCTCAGTTCGATGTATCGAGTGAATGTATCGGCTCGATACATCGCAAAGATACGTACCCCGGCGCTTGACCGCAAGCCGAACCTGAACGCCGCCTGAACGGGACCCGTCAGGGCGGCCTTCGCCGCCCCGCGGACGCGCGATCATGTACGCGCGCGGACGGTCCCGCTACGAAGAGTGCGGCGGGTCCGTGAATCCGGAGAAATTCGGGTCTATGTGGCGGAAATATGTCAAAGTGGCGCTGCAGCCATCCGGCCGCGTCGCACGTCCCCGGCCGTGGGGGAACAGGCCCCGAGCGGTGACCGATCGAGGAGGGATGCGCCGACCGAACCGTCGGTGAGGACGTCGACCAGCCGGAACGGAGTACGGCCTTGCACAGCGCTCCCCCCGCTCACCAGCCCGCACAGTACTCTTCGGACGGCGCACGAGTCGTTGTCCCCTGTTGATGAGGTCGCGTGAGTAATCCAAGCCAGCCCCGGCCGGAGTTCGGGTCGCAGTGGCCGGGCGGACAGCACGTTCCCCGCCCGGACGATCCGGAGGTGCCGGCTCCCCCCGCCGAACCCGCGGGCGGACCCGACGCGACGGCGATCTTCGGTCCTCCGCCGGGCACCCCCCCGCCCGCCGGACCGTCCGACGCGCTCGGCGGCCTCGACCTGCCCGGCGCGCAGGGCGCCTCCGGCGGCTCCGCCGCCGGGCAGCCCCCGCCCGCCGGTGCCCCCGGATCGGGCGCGCCGGGGACGCCGGGGACGCCGGGCGAGGACTTCGGCGACGCCACCATGCGCGTGCCCCCGGGCTCGAACCCGCTCGGCACACCGGCCGGCGCATCGCCGGGGTTCGGTGGCGGTCTGGACGACCCGCTGAACGCCGGCCCGGCGAGTCCCGGTCTGGGCGACGCGACCGTCCACGTTCCTCCTGGTGGTGACCCCCTGGGCGGTGGACCGCTGGGCAGGCCGTCCGGAGGGCCTTCGGGTGCCGCCGGGGGAGCCGGGTTCGGTTCCGATCCCCTGGGCGGTGGTCCGCTGAGCGGCCCGTCCGGCGGCACACCCGGCGGTTACGGGGGAGCCTCGGGCGGCCCGGGGAGTCCCGGTCTGGGTGACGCGACCGTCCATGTACCTCCTGGTGGTGACCCCCTGGGCGGTGGTCCGCTGGGCGGTGGGCCGTCTGGCGGGTCTTCGGGTGCGGGTTTCGGGGACGCGACGGTGAACGTGTCTCCTGGTTCCGATCCCCTGGGCGGTGGCCCGCCGTCCGGCCCGTCCGGCCCGTCCGGCGGGTTTCCGGGCAACGACCTCGGTGATGCCACGGTCCACGTGCCCCCTGGTTCGGATCCGTTGGGCGGCTTCGGGGCGTCCGCGCGTTCGGAAACGCCCTCGGGTTCCGGTGGCGCCTTCGGGAGCGCCGCGCCGGGGAACGGCCCGAGCGCCGGTGACGCGACCGTCCACGTTCCGTCCGGCGGGGATCCGCGCGGCGGCGGCCCGGTGCCCGGTTCCGGGCCCGGCGGCCCGGGCGGAGCCCCTGGCGGCGGCTCGTCCTCCGCGGAGACGAGCCTGGACCTGTTCAAGGGCGCGCCCGGTCCGGGCGCCGCGGCGATGGGCACGCCGGGGGCGCCTCCGGTGGGGACGCCCATGGGCGGGGCGCCCGGTGGAGCCGCCCAGACGACGGCAGGGGATCCGCCCGGTCCGCCGGTCGGGTTCGGGGCCGGCGGCATGCCCGGTGCCCCCGGAGGTCCGGGAGGCCCCGGCGGGCCGGGCGGTCCCGGCGGTCCCGGTGGGCCCGGTGGGCCCGGTGGGCCCGGACGGCCCGGCGGGGGCGGCAAGCGGAGCCTGTTCGACCATCTGCGGTCGCGCAGCACCGGATGGCGGCGGTTCCTGCCCTCGTGGAAGGTCGTGAGCGGGGCCATCGCGCTCGGCCTCGCGAGCGTGATGACGCTGGTGTGGGTCGCGTACACGAACACGCCGACCCCGGCGGAGCCCACGGTCGAGGGCGTCCAGGACCAGGCGTCGATCTTCTACTACACCGACGGCACCGAGATCGGGCGGATCGGGAAGAAGCGGCAGAGCGTCGACCTGGAGAAGGTGCCGGAGTTCGTGCAGGAGGCGGTGCTGGCGGCGGAGAACCGCAGCTTCCGCACCGACCCCGGGTTCTCGATCAAGGGCACCGCGCGCGCGGTATGGGACAACCTGACCGGCGGGTCCGGCGGTGGTTCCACGATCACGCAGCAGCTCGCCAAGAACTACTACTCCGACCCCAACAACCGGACGATGGGCCGGAAGTTCAAAGAGCTGTTCATCTCCGTGAAGCTCGAGGAGAAGTACACCAAGGACGAAATCCTCGAGCTGTACCTGAACACCATCTACCTCGGCCGCAACACCTACGGCATCCAGGCGGCGTCCCGGGAGTACTTCGGCGAGGACGTCTGGGACCTCAAGCCCCACCAGGCCGCACTGCTCGCGGGCATCATCCAGCACCCCAACCGCGACCCCGCCGACAAGCAGTGGAAGACCTGGGCGCAGGGCCGGTACGAGTACGTCCTGGACGGGCTCGTCGGGATGGGCCAGCTGAAGGCGGCGGACGCGGAGAAGTACAAGAAGGCCTTCCCGAAGCTCCGGCCGCGCAACGCCGGTGACCAGCTGTACGAGGGACAGCGCGGGTACATGCTGATGCGCGCGAAGGAGGAGCTGAGCCGCCTCGGGATCGACGAGCAGGAGCTGACCACCAAGGGCCTGCGGGTGTACACGACGTTCAACCGCAAGCGGATGGCCGACGCGAAGAAGGCCGCCGAGGACAGCATCGCGCAGGTCGATCCGCAGAAGCTCGCGAAGAAGCACATCCAGGTCGGGATGGTGTCGGTCAACACCGCCAACGGCGAGGTCATCGCGTTCTACGGCGGGCCCGGCTACCTGCAGCAGTCGTTCAACACGGTGTGGCAGGGCTCGGCGCAGGCGGGGTCGGCGATGAAGCCGTACGTGCTGGCGACCGCGCTCAAGCAGGGGTACAGCCTCAAGAGCCTCGTCGAGGGGAAGTCGAAGACGCCGCTGGACCCTGAGGGCAACGTGGTGTCGAAGGACGCGCCGGACGCGACGATCGTCCCGAACACGCACGACGTCGGCAAGGCGATCACGCTGACGAAGGCGCTGCAGGAGTCGGTCAACACCGCGTTCCTGCAACTGGCCGGGAAGGTCGGCCTCGAAGAGGTGGTCGAGACCGAGACCGACGCGGGCATCGCCTCCGACCTGCTGGAGGCGCACAAGACCCGGCTGAACCTCGCGCTCGGCGTCAACGACATCCGGGCGATCGAGCAGGCGGCGGGGTACCAGGCGTTCGCCAACGGCGGCGTCTACCACCAGCCGCACGTGCTCCGGGTCGTGAAGCAGAGCGACGACAAGACGGTGCGGCTGAAGCCGAAGTACGAGTCGCGGCGGATCTTCAGCAAGGCCGTCGCGGCGGACGCGACGTACGCCATGCAGCAGGTCGTCAAGGGCGGGACGGCGACGGCGGCGCAGTTGCCGGACGGACGGGACGTCGCGGGCAAGACGGGCACGACGGACCGGAACGTGTCGTCGTGGTTCGTCGGCTACGTGCCGCAGGTGTCGACCGCGGTGACGATGTTCAGCGACGCGAACGGGTCCGACGGGCAGAAGAAGTCGGTCGTCCTGCCGGGCATCGGCGAGGTCGAGGGCGGGACGATCCCCGCGCGGCTGTGGCGCTCGTACATGACGAGGGCGACGAAGGGCCTGGAGGTCAAGGCGTTCCCCGAGCCGGCGTTCGGCGGCATCACGCAGAAGTGGGCCAAGCCGCCGAAGCCGAAGAAGCCCGAGAAGCCGGAGTGGTGCGACGAGCCGTGGGGGAACCTCGACCCGCGGTGCCGCGGCGAGGGCGGCGGCGACGGCGGCGGCGACAAGCCGCCGTGCCAGTCGCCGGTGCCGAACGGGAACTGCGACCCGAGCAAGCCGCCGAGCGACCCGCCGCCGCGGTGGTGGTGCCAGATCCACCGGGGCGCCGAGCAGTGCCGGGGGCGCGGTGGCGACGGCCGCGGGGCCGAGTTCGAGGACGTCCGTCCCCTGGTGCCGTTCGGCGGGCCGCTGGAGTGATGCGGCGATGACCCGATGCTCGTGGACGGCGGCGTGCGGAGCGCCGCCGCCCGTCCCGCCGGTGAGGTCCTCGTCAGATCGGGGTGTGACATGAATTATGTTCGCGTGTCGCCGTGGACGGTACCGTCCACGGCGACGTGCGGGGGCGGAGGCCTTCCCGCCCCCGTGCGGTCCGGCAGGTCGGACCACAAATCGGACATAACGCCGGAACGGTCTGGACGAACCGGAACCGGGTGGCATGATCGGGGGCGTTCGACCCCCACGGGGGCGGGGAGCCTCACCGCTCCGGCCCCCGCGTCCGCACGTGCGCAGTACTCTCTGACGACGCACAGCCGTACCCCAGTTGATGAGGCCGCGTGAGCAACCCAAGCCGATACGGACCGGATTACGGAGACAGCCCGGGCCGCAGGCGCGCCCCCCGCCCCGGCGCATCCGCCGGCGGTCAGCGCGGGAACGCCGGGGGCTCCCCCGCGCAGGGCAGGCAGCCCAGGCCGGGACCGGGGCCGCGGCAGGGCGGACAGGGCGGACGCGGCGGCGGTCCGGCGCGACCCGGTGGTCCCCCCGGCGGCCGGCGGCGCGGGCAGCCCGCGGCGATGCCGTCCGGGCCCCCGCCGGGCCGCGGGCCGGGCGGGCAGGGCGGACCCGGCGGTCCCGGACGTCCCGGTGGCCCCGGCAGGCCGGGCGGGCCCGGCGGCCCGGGAGGTCCCGGCGGGCCCGGCAGGCCGGGCGGTCCGGGAGGCCCCGGTGGCCCCGGCAGGCCGGGCGGACAGGGCGGTCCCGGTGGGCCCGGCGGCCCCGGGCGCCGTCCGGGCGGGCCGGGCGGACCGGGTTCGCGGGCGGGCGGTCCGGGAGGTCCCGGCGGACGGCGCGGCAAGCCGTCCGGCAAGCCGGAGAAGACCGGCTGGCGGAAGTACGTGCCGTCCTGGAAGGTGACCCTCTCGACGGTCACCGTGGGGATCGTGGCCATCGCCACGCTGCTGGTCGTCGTCTACATGCAGACGCCGATCCCGGACGAGGCGCAGCAGGACGCCGTCCGCGAGTCCTCGGTGATCGAGTACAAGGACGGGGAGGTGCTGGCGCGCGTCGGGATGAACCGCACCAGCGTCCCGCTGTCCTCCGTGCCCAAGCACGTGCAGAACGCCGTGCTGGCGGCCGAGGACCGCAAGTTCTGGACGGAACCGGGCGTCTCGCCGACCGGCATCGCGCGGGCGGTCGTCACGGCCGCGACCGGCGGTGAGGTCACCGGCGCGTCGACGATCACGCAGCAGCTCTCCCGGAACTACTTCGCGGGGCTGAGCCAGGACCGCACCGTCACCCGGAAGCTGAAGGAGATCATGATCTCCATCCGGCTGGGCAACGAGGAGAAGAAGGAGAAGATCCTCGCGCTCTACCTGAACACGGTGTCCTTCGGGCGGCAGGCGTACGGCATCCAGGCCGCGGCGCGCGCCTACTTTCACACGACGGTCGACAAGCTGACCGTGGAGCAGGGCGCGATGCTCGCCGCGATGATCCAGCAGCCGAGCTACTTCGTCACCTACGGCAACCCGACCGACCCGGCGCAGAAGAAGGCCAAGGAGGCGCTGGTCAGCCGCTGGGGCTACGTCCTGGACGGCATGGTCGAGGAGGGCTGGCTCGACCAGGGCAAGCGCCAGGGCATGAAGTTCCCGCAGACGCAGAAGGAGTGGAGCGACGTCGAGGGCGGCACGCAGAGCGGCTACATGCGCCAGCGTGTCATCGACGAGCTGGAGGCGCTGGGAATTCCGGAGACGGCCCTGGAGAGCGAGGGCCTGAAGATCAGGACGACGTTCGATCAGGACCTGCAGGCCTACACGGCCAAGGCCGTCGAGAAGATCAAGAAGGACAACAACCTCGGCAAGGAGATCCACTTCGGTCTCAGCGCGGTCAACCCGAAGACGGGCGGGGTCGTGGCCGCGTACGGCGGCCCGAGCTACGAGGAACAGCAGTTCGACGACTCGTTCCAGAGCGCGGTGCAGCCGGGGTCGTCCTTCAAGCCGATCGTCCTCGCCACCGCCCTGAGCCAGGGCATCAGCCTGAAGACGACGATGGACGGCAGCTACCGGCGGGTCATCAACGGCACGCCCTTCACGAACGACAACCGCGCGGAGGACGGCGTCTACTCCCTCCAGGAGATGACGGCGATGTCCATCAACACGTCGTACGTGGAACTCGGCCAGAAGGTCGGTCTCAACAACGTCATCGACATGGCGAAGAAGATGGGCATGAAGGACGCCCCGCTCGAGCCCGTCACCTCGCTGCCCCTCGGCGTCATCGACGTCAGCCCGGTCACGATGGCGTCGGTGTACTCGACGTTCGCGGCCGGCGGGGTGCACCGGCCGGTGCACGTGATCGAGTCGATCGAGAAGATCAACGGCCAGCCTGTCACGAACAAGGACGGCGAGGTCGTCAAGAAGAACCCGTGGGGCAAGAGCGAGCGGGTTTTCGAGGAGGGCGTCGCGCGGGACGCGACCGCCGCGATGCAGGACGTCGTCACGCACGGAACCGGTGAGCGTGCGGCCATCCCGGGCCGTCCGGTCGCCGGCAAGACCGGTACGACGGACAAGCACCGGTCGGCGTGGTTCGTCGGCTACACCCCGCAGCTGTCCACGTCCGTGGCGATGTGGCGGCAGAACGACAAGGGCGACCGGCTGTCGCTGGAGGGCATCGGCAACTACACCCAGGTCTACGGTGGTACGGTCCCCGCCGACCTGTTCAAGCTGTTCATGACGCAGGCGCACAAGGGCCAGCCGGTCCAGCAGTTCCAGCCGGCCGTGTACGGCGGTGACATCGCGGCCTGGGCGAAGCCCGAGGTGACGCAGACGCCGACGCCCTCGCCGTCGGTGACGGAGACGCCGACCTGCCGGCCGGGGCAGGGCGGGCAGAACCGCGACCGGCCGGAGTGCCGCACCCAGTCGCCGTCCCCCTCGACCTCGCCGTCGACCACGCCCTCGGGCCCGTCCGGCGAGGCATGCACCAGGCCGGGATGGCCGATCGGCTGCAATCCCGACATTCCCCCGCCGCCGGGCGATGACGACTGGTGGTGCGACCAGGGGGACAGGCGCGAGACCGTCCCGCAGTGCCGCGAGGAGGATCCGGACAATCCCAACAGGCCGCAGCAGGGCCAGTGATCCGAGCTACGCAAGGGCCGGCGGGACCGGCCTGACGGACCGCGCACCGACGGGAGACCCGGAGCCGTGCAGGCTCCGGGTCTCCCGTCGTCGCGGACGGCCCGCCCGGTGCGGCCCCGGGACCGAGGCCGCGGGGCTGTCGCGGGCCATCGCGGGGCGCCATGCGCGTGCGGTCACGATCACCAATAGTCTTGCTGTCCATGTCGTCGTCTTCTGAGAGGCTCGTGGAGTCCGACGCCGAGACCGGTGACGCACGCGGACGCCTGGCACGGCTCGTCCCGGTCCTGACGGGCGTCACGGCCCTGGTGTGCCTGCTGGGCTGGCTGCAGAAGCGGCCGTGCGCGTCGGCCGGGTTCGACTTCATCGAGACGACGACGAACGCCTGCTACACCGACATCTACCCGCTCTACTACGTGCGGGGCCTGAACGACGGGCTGCTCCCGTACTTCGACTCGTTCCCCGGCACCGACATCCGGTTCGTCGAGTACCCGGTGCTGAGCGGCGGGCTCATGCAACTCGTCGCGTGGATCGTCTCCCCGTTCGGCGACGACGGCCGGGGGATGGCGTTCTACAACGTGACCGTGCTGCTGCTCGCGGTCTGCGCGATCGCAACCGTCCTGGCGACGGCGTACGCGGCCGGGCGGCACTCGATGCGCACCGGGCTGATGGTGGCCCTGTCCCCCGCGCTGCTGCTCAGCGCGTACATCAACTGGGACCTGCTGGCCGTCGGGCTGTCCGCGCTCGCGCTGGCCGCCTGGTCGAAGCGGCGGCCCGCGCTCGCCGGCGTCCTGCTCGGGCTGGCCATCGCGGCGAAGTTCTATCCGCTGCTGTTCCTGGGGCCGCTCGTCCTGCTCTGTGTGCGCGCGGGCCAGTGGCGGGCGATGGGACGGATGCTCGCGGGCACCGCCGTCTCGTGGCTCGCGGTCAACCTGCCCGTGATGCTGTTCGCCTGGGACGGATGGCTGCAGTTCTACAGCTTCAGCCAGGAACGCGGCATCGACTGGGGATCGATCTGGTTCTTCCTCCGCGACCAGGGCGTCCCCGGCCTGGACGACCACAGCCGCCTCAACCTCCTCGGCACCGGCACCTGCCTCGTGCTCTGCGCCGGCATCGCCGTCCTCGCGCTGGCCGCGCCGCGCCGTCCCCGGCTCTCGCAACTGATGTTCCTCGTCCTCGTGGCGTTCATGCTGCCGAACAAGGTCTGGTCGCCGCAGTACGTGCTGTGGCTGCTGCCCCTCGCGGTGCTCGCGCGGCCGAAGCTGCCCGCGTTCGTCGTCTGGCAGATCGGCGAGATCGTCTACTTCTTCGGGATCTGGTGGTTCCTGCTGTCGGTGTCCGCGCAGACGCCCGGCGCGGACCTCTCCGGCACGCTGTCGGCCGCGCTGAGCCTGGACGCCCCGGACGGCGGGATCGACCAGGACGTCTACAACATCGCGCTGCTCGCGCGCTTCGTGACCGTCCTCGCGCTCGCGCTGCTGATCGTGTGGGACGTGCTGCGCCCGTCCGGCGACACGGTCAGATCCGGCGGGGTGGACGATCCCGCGGGCGGCTTCCTGGACGGTGCGGCCGACGCGGTGTCGCTCGGGCGGTGGCGCGCGCTGCGCGGCGCGCGCCGCACGGCCGGGACGGCCGGTGCACCGACCGTCCCGTAGCCGGGCACGCGCGGGGGCCGGGGGCCGCGGGCCGTCGCGTGGCGGGGCGCTCGCGCGGCGGGGCGCCCGCACAGCGGGGCCGTCGCGTGCGGCGGTCGGTGCGGCGATCGTCCACGGGAAACTTCGGGAAATCGTGGTGCGCCGGAGGCCCCTGGCGCGCGGCGATGCGGGAGCGGCCGGGCGGGACGATCGTGTACGGCGCGGTTTTGTGGTGGTTTCTGGGGCATGATCGCGGTTGCCCGGGATCCCGCGGAACGCGGGGCGCGCGAACCACCGGGGAGATGACGTGGACGCGAATCGAGCACTGGACGAACTGATCGCCGAACGGCTGGCACCGGGCGTCTACCAGTGGCGGACGCCGCCCGCGCCGGGGGCGCTCGGCGACACGGCCTGGACCGAGCGGGCCGCTGCGGCCGGCTGGCGGGGCTTCCACCTGGACGGCCGCCGCGCCTCCGGCAGCGACGAGTTCCTGCGGCTGTGCGGGGAGACGTTCGAGTTCCCCGAGGGGGTGGG
Proteins encoded in this region:
- a CDS encoding transglycosylase domain-containing protein, with the protein product MSGAIALGLASVMTLVWVAYTNTPTPAEPTVEGVQDQASIFYYTDGTEIGRIGKKRQSVDLEKVPEFVQEAVLAAENRSFRTDPGFSIKGTARAVWDNLTGGSGGGSTITQQLAKNYYSDPNNRTMGRKFKELFISVKLEEKYTKDEILELYLNTIYLGRNTYGIQAASREYFGEDVWDLKPHQAALLAGIIQHPNRDPADKQWKTWAQGRYEYVLDGLVGMGQLKAADAEKYKKAFPKLRPRNAGDQLYEGQRGYMLMRAKEELSRLGIDEQELTTKGLRVYTTFNRKRMADAKKAAEDSIAQVDPQKLAKKHIQVGMVSVNTANGEVIAFYGGPGYLQQSFNTVWQGSAQAGSAMKPYVLATALKQGYSLKSLVEGKSKTPLDPEGNVVSKDAPDATIVPNTHDVGKAITLTKALQESVNTAFLQLAGKVGLEEVVETETDAGIASDLLEAHKTRLNLALGVNDIRAIEQAAGYQAFANGGVYHQPHVLRVVKQSDDKTVRLKPKYESRRIFSKAVAADATYAMQQVVKGGTATAAQLPDGRDVAGKTGTTDRNVSSWFVGYVPQVSTAVTMFSDANGSDGQKKSVVLPGIGEVEGGTIPARLWRSYMTRATKGLEVKAFPEPAFGGITQKWAKPPKPKKPEKPEWCDEPWGNLDPRCRGEGGGDGGGDKPPCQSPVPNGNCDPSKPPSDPPPRWWCQIHRGAEQCRGRGGDGRGAEFEDVRPLVPFGGPLE
- a CDS encoding transglycosylase domain-containing protein, producing the protein MTLSTVTVGIVAIATLLVVVYMQTPIPDEAQQDAVRESSVIEYKDGEVLARVGMNRTSVPLSSVPKHVQNAVLAAEDRKFWTEPGVSPTGIARAVVTAATGGEVTGASTITQQLSRNYFAGLSQDRTVTRKLKEIMISIRLGNEEKKEKILALYLNTVSFGRQAYGIQAAARAYFHTTVDKLTVEQGAMLAAMIQQPSYFVTYGNPTDPAQKKAKEALVSRWGYVLDGMVEEGWLDQGKRQGMKFPQTQKEWSDVEGGTQSGYMRQRVIDELEALGIPETALESEGLKIRTTFDQDLQAYTAKAVEKIKKDNNLGKEIHFGLSAVNPKTGGVVAAYGGPSYEEQQFDDSFQSAVQPGSSFKPIVLATALSQGISLKTTMDGSYRRVINGTPFTNDNRAEDGVYSLQEMTAMSINTSYVELGQKVGLNNVIDMAKKMGMKDAPLEPVTSLPLGVIDVSPVTMASVYSTFAAGGVHRPVHVIESIEKINGQPVTNKDGEVVKKNPWGKSERVFEEGVARDATAAMQDVVTHGTGERAAIPGRPVAGKTGTTDKHRSAWFVGYTPQLSTSVAMWRQNDKGDRLSLEGIGNYTQVYGGTVPADLFKLFMTQAHKGQPVQQFQPAVYGGDIAAWAKPEVTQTPTPSPSVTETPTCRPGQGGQNRDRPECRTQSPSPSTSPSTTPSGPSGEACTRPGWPIGCNPDIPPPPGDDDWWCDQGDRRETVPQCREEDPDNPNRPQQGQ
- a CDS encoding glycosyltransferase family 87 protein, giving the protein MSSSSERLVESDAETGDARGRLARLVPVLTGVTALVCLLGWLQKRPCASAGFDFIETTTNACYTDIYPLYYVRGLNDGLLPYFDSFPGTDIRFVEYPVLSGGLMQLVAWIVSPFGDDGRGMAFYNVTVLLLAVCAIATVLATAYAAGRHSMRTGLMVALSPALLLSAYINWDLLAVGLSALALAAWSKRRPALAGVLLGLAIAAKFYPLLFLGPLVLLCVRAGQWRAMGRMLAGTAVSWLAVNLPVMLFAWDGWLQFYSFSQERGIDWGSIWFFLRDQGVPGLDDHSRLNLLGTGTCLVLCAGIAVLALAAPRRPRLSQLMFLVLVAFMLPNKVWSPQYVLWLLPLAVLARPKLPAFVVWQIGEIVYFFGIWWFLLSVSAQTPGADLSGTLSAALSLDAPDGGIDQDVYNIALLARFVTVLALALLIVWDVLRPSGDTVRSGGVDDPAGGFLDGAADAVSLGRWRALRGARRTAGTAGAPTVP